A part of Hippea maritima DSM 10411 genomic DNA contains:
- the rfaD gene encoding ADP-glyceromanno-heptose 6-epimerase, which translates to MIVVTGGAGFVGSNVVRGLNRAGFKDILIVDNLSNSKKHLNLNTLDFLDFVDKGEFLDNLDKFGKIDVVFHQGACSNTLETDGRYMMKNNYDYSKSLLNYSLNKGIRFIYASSASVYGLGKKGFSEDRTNEYPLNIYAFSKFLFDQYVRRVAFDRDTQVVGLRYFNVYGPNEHHKGKMASVVYHFHNQILDDGTVRLFEGSENFKRDFVFVDDVVDVNLFFYENANLSGIFNVGTGRAESFLEIAQIMQELYSNVRIEFVEFPEELKGKYQDFTKADLNKLRSVGYEKEFTSLEEGVRRYVDVLKSTEGVWVD; encoded by the coding sequence ATGATAGTTGTAACAGGCGGTGCGGGTTTTGTGGGCAGTAATGTTGTTAGAGGATTAAATAGGGCTGGTTTTAAAGATATACTCATTGTTGACAACCTATCAAACTCTAAAAAGCATTTGAATCTCAATACACTTGATTTCCTGGATTTTGTGGATAAGGGTGAGTTTTTGGACAATTTAGATAAATTTGGCAAGATAGATGTTGTATTCCATCAAGGTGCTTGCTCCAATACCCTTGAGACAGACGGTAGATATATGATGAAAAATAACTATGACTACTCAAAGTCGCTTCTCAACTACTCATTAAATAAAGGTATACGATTTATATATGCATCAAGTGCATCCGTTTACGGACTTGGTAAGAAGGGGTTTAGCGAGGATAGGACAAACGAATATCCCCTTAACATCTATGCATTTTCCAAATTTCTCTTTGATCAGTACGTAAGAAGGGTGGCTTTTGATAGGGATACTCAGGTTGTTGGCTTGAGGTATTTTAATGTCTATGGCCCCAATGAACACCATAAGGGAAAAATGGCGTCAGTGGTTTACCATTTTCATAATCAGATACTGGATGATGGTACTGTAAGATTATTTGAAGGGAGCGAGAATTTTAAGAGGGACTTTGTGTTTGTTGATGATGTGGTTGATGTGAATCTCTTTTTTTATGAAAACGCAAACTTAAGCGGTATTTTTAATGTTGGAACAGGTAGAGCGGAGAGTTTTTTGGAGATTGCTCAAATCATGCAGGAGTTATATTCCAATGTGAGGATAGAGTTTGTGGAGTTTCCTGAAGAGCTCAAAGGCAAGTATCAGGATTTTACAAAAGCTGACCTTAATAAGTTGAGGTCGGTGGGTTATGAGAAAGAGTTTACATCACTGGAGGAGGGGGTAAGAAGATACGTTGATGTTTTAAAATCCACAGAGGGTGTATGGGTGGATTGA
- a CDS encoding YkvA family protein: MKEYIEKAFSVVDKIKQFDGEAFLQEARSKIEEISSNPGQFALTAILQLKLAYEMIECYIKKECSLPWRTVLSLIGIFLYFINPADIIPDFLPGIGYLDDAVALGIALKFIRDDLKDYAQSKGLSLEEYGLV, translated from the coding sequence ATGAAAGAGTATATAGAGAAGGCTTTTAGCGTTGTGGATAAGATAAAACAATTTGATGGTGAGGCTTTTTTGCAAGAGGCAAGGTCCAAAATAGAAGAAATAAGCTCAAATCCAGGTCAGTTTGCTTTGACTGCTATTTTGCAGTTAAAGTTGGCTTATGAGATGATAGAGTGCTATATAAAAAAAGAGTGTTCCCTGCCTTGGAGAACTGTCCTATCCTTAATAGGAATTTTTTTGTATTTTATAAACCCTGCCGATATCATACCTGATTTCTTGCCAGGTATAGGTTATTTGGATGATGCGGTGGCTTTGGGCATAGCCTTAAAATTTATCCGGGATGATTTAAAAGACTACGCCCAAAGCAAGGGCTTAAGCTTAGAGGAATACGGCTTGGTTTAA
- the hcp gene encoding hydroxylamine reductase, producing MSMFCYQCQETLNNKGCTVGGVCGKNERVANLEDVLVYVTKGISVVADKAGKVDPEVGRFISKALFTTITNVNFDEDSIAELIREGLRFRDELKKKYNVSDEGLHDSATWNAATKEEFLAKHKDAGVLAESNEDIRSLKETIIYGLKGAGAYAEHASVLWYEDQSLWEELVDCLAATTKDLSVDELIGYTMKTGEASVKAMAILDKANTETYGHPEITEVNLGTRNRPGILISGHDLKDMEELLEQTKDTGVDVYTHGEMLPANYYPAFKKYDHFVGNYGNAWWLQHKEFEAFNGPILMTTNCLVPPRDSYKDRVFTTGNVRFPGVKHIPDRVDGKPKNFSEIIELAKKCDPPTQLETGKIIGGFAHEQVFKLADKVVDAVKSGAIRKFVVMAGCDGRHKTREYYTEFAKKLPKDTVILTAGCAKYRYIKLNLGDIGGIPRVLDAGQCNDSYSLALIAMKLKEVFGLNSVNELPIAYNIAWYEQKAVAVLLALLYLGVKNIKLGPTLPAFLSPAVLKVLADNFGITTISNVDDDMKELIG from the coding sequence ATGTCCATGTTTTGTTATCAATGTCAGGAAACACTAAACAACAAAGGGTGCACCGTAGGTGGCGTATGCGGTAAGAATGAAAGGGTTGCAAATTTAGAGGATGTGCTTGTTTATGTTACAAAGGGCATAAGCGTTGTTGCCGATAAGGCGGGTAAGGTGGATCCTGAGGTTGGAAGGTTTATTTCGAAGGCGCTGTTTACAACGATCACCAATGTAAACTTTGATGAGGATTCCATTGCAGAGCTTATCAGAGAGGGTTTGAGGTTTAGAGATGAGCTAAAAAAGAAATACAATGTATCGGATGAGGGATTGCACGATTCTGCCACATGGAATGCAGCAACCAAAGAGGAGTTTTTGGCAAAGCATAAGGATGCAGGTGTTTTAGCCGAATCCAATGAGGATATACGCTCACTCAAAGAAACAATTATTTACGGTTTAAAGGGTGCTGGTGCTTATGCTGAGCATGCTTCGGTTTTGTGGTATGAAGACCAGAGCTTATGGGAGGAGTTGGTTGACTGTTTGGCTGCAACAACCAAGGATTTGTCGGTTGATGAGTTGATAGGTTATACCATGAAAACAGGAGAGGCTTCCGTTAAGGCTATGGCTATACTGGATAAGGCCAATACTGAAACCTACGGTCATCCAGAGATCACAGAGGTCAATCTTGGAACGAGAAACAGGCCGGGTATTCTAATATCAGGGCATGACCTGAAGGACATGGAGGAGTTGCTTGAGCAGACAAAAGATACAGGCGTTGATGTCTATACACACGGTGAGATGTTGCCTGCAAATTACTATCCGGCATTTAAGAAATATGACCATTTTGTGGGCAATTACGGTAATGCATGGTGGTTGCAGCATAAGGAGTTTGAGGCGTTTAACGGGCCGATCTTAATGACAACAAATTGCCTTGTTCCACCAAGGGATAGCTATAAAGACAGGGTGTTCACAACCGGTAATGTTAGATTTCCGGGCGTAAAACACATTCCCGATAGGGTTGATGGTAAGCCAAAGAATTTCTCAGAGATTATTGAGCTTGCCAAGAAATGCGATCCACCAACACAGCTTGAAACCGGCAAGATCATAGGTGGTTTTGCCCATGAGCAGGTATTTAAGCTTGCAGATAAGGTTGTTGATGCTGTTAAATCCGGTGCCATTAGAAAGTTTGTCGTTATGGCTGGATGCGATGGCAGGCATAAAACGAGGGAATACTATACCGAGTTTGCAAAGAAATTGCCAAAAGATACGGTTATTCTGACTGCAGGATGTGCTAAATACCGCTATATAAAGCTCAATCTGGGAGATATTGGCGGCATCCCGAGGGTCTTGGATGCTGGTCAGTGCAACGATAGCTATTCATTGGCCTTGATAGCTATGAAGCTAAAAGAGGTCTTTGGATTAAACAGTGTAAATGAACTGCCTATAGCTTACAACATAGCATGGTATGAGCAGAAGGCTGTAGCTGTTTTGCTTGCCCTGCTCTATCTGGGTGTTAAGAATATCAAATTGGGCCCAACATTGCCTGCATTCCTATCCCCTGCAGTGCTTAAGGTGCTTGCAGATAATTTTGGCATAACAACGATCAGTAATGTTGATGATGACATGAAGGAATTGATTGGATAG
- the trmB gene encoding tRNA (guanosine(46)-N7)-methyltransferase TrmB: MPHAIIETEKNIKTFEDDKVFFSRKGDFFIYPLFSDCEQFFVKVYKKQNKVIVKLEKSTNPIITDDVKAKILEFSEKLAGFLNGNIIHNNLSLNGKICQLINHYTIDTRRLNSIDLSQLSNTKPIKIEIGSGFGEFLLNQAKQESSSLFLGLEISNDAIAKACGRLLKARINNVKLIRYDGRFVLDRFSSNTVDAVFVNFPEPWFKFRRIKHALLNSDTLQKIENILKKGGSFRLLTDNLAYAVSVVVALEEKTHLKNTQNIPIQVSDKSIDTKFERRWKRKKRTIYSVNYKKTKLSPHKHPPKPKFLMQLKREFALKDGIIFKVVDIFENKANEKIAEITFGRSINPQHAFFGLTHNNELFMLPQTVFVLDREAEEAFILAGSI, from the coding sequence ATGCCACATGCAATAATAGAAACAGAAAAAAACATAAAAACATTTGAGGATGATAAGGTCTTCTTCTCAAGAAAGGGCGATTTTTTTATCTATCCTTTGTTTTCTGACTGTGAACAGTTTTTTGTTAAAGTATATAAAAAACAGAATAAGGTAATCGTAAAGCTTGAAAAATCCACAAATCCCATAATCACAGACGATGTAAAGGCCAAGATCCTTGAATTCTCAGAAAAACTTGCAGGCTTTCTAAACGGAAACATAATCCACAACAACCTAAGCCTCAACGGAAAAATCTGTCAGCTTATAAACCATTACACAATCGACACACGAAGGCTCAACTCAATAGACCTAAGCCAACTCTCAAACACCAAACCCATAAAGATAGAAATAGGCTCAGGCTTTGGTGAGTTTTTACTGAATCAGGCAAAACAAGAGTCTAGCAGTCTGTTTTTGGGGCTTGAGATATCCAATGATGCAATAGCCAAAGCATGCGGCAGGTTGCTTAAAGCAAGAATAAATAATGTCAAACTTATACGGTATGATGGAAGGTTCGTGCTTGATAGATTTTCATCCAATACAGTAGATGCGGTGTTTGTCAATTTTCCCGAGCCGTGGTTTAAATTCAGAAGGATCAAACACGCCTTATTAAATTCAGATACGCTTCAAAAAATAGAGAATATACTAAAAAAAGGGGGCAGTTTTAGGCTTCTAACCGATAACTTGGCCTATGCTGTAAGCGTCGTTGTGGCATTAGAGGAAAAAACCCACCTAAAAAACACACAAAATATACCTATACAGGTATCAGACAAAAGCATCGATACAAAATTTGAAAGACGCTGGAAGAGAAAGAAAAGAACAATATACTCGGTTAATTACAAAAAAACAAAGTTAAGCCCCCATAAGCACCCACCAAAACCAAAGTTTTTGATGCAACTGAAAAGGGAGTTTGCACTAAAAGACGGAATCATCTTTAAGGTTGTGGATATATTTGAAAACAAAGCAAATGAAAAGATCGCAGAGATCACCTTTGGCAGGAGCATAAACCCACAACATGCATTCTTCGGATTAACCCACAACAACGAACTATTTATGCTGCCACAAACCGTGTTTGTCTTGGATAGAGAGGCAGAAGAGGCGTTTATTCTGGCTGGTTCTATCTAA
- a CDS encoding serpin family protein, with product MRRLLVAVLFIVVFYPRAIARPIHPKLVLLKENTVNLMLIGDRAQIKTGPLDKNVYNISCEVKGKAIVLKERFGSPSFGYSFRFEAISPGSAVVVQRISKFGKGKEKVKTKEYEVRVFSINSIPKVSLNLIAEHPDKYTDRFVLIHGISRGWGGFSKTKRIVDTMLKRSDWVIEDDSAAAYISGVPKVKKGVMVDIVCKVVVRPNGEWALVGHRILEADNTGLNIIANDINRFTLKLYKKLSNNEGNLFFSSFSIVDALAMTYAGASKNTAEQMAKVLNFNMPKERLHSVFSKLLNCIQAETQNNTYKFSIANAIWVEKDYKLLDYFVNLINLYYGGNLFSVDFVNQPQKTINRINKWVEDKTTGKIRDLIRKGDINSLTRLILTNAIYFKGKWTHPFRKEDTKSMPFHITNNKTVRVPMMFQEGRFPYYENKKEGFKAIELPYAGNSISMVIFLPSNLEGFEQALSQNMVARIIASLREDEVKVYLPRFRFKVRCYLSKVLSDMGMRDAFSTRADFSDMTGNKDLKISRVIHEAYIDVNEEGTEAAAATGVVMQLKAVMWKPTFKADHTFIFMIVHKKTGSVLFMGRVIKP from the coding sequence ATGAGGCGGTTGTTGGTGGCTGTTTTGTTTATAGTGGTTTTTTATCCTCGTGCTATTGCAAGGCCGATTCATCCAAAATTGGTGTTATTAAAAGAAAACACGGTAAATCTCATGCTTATAGGTGATAGGGCGCAGATTAAAACCGGCCCTCTTGATAAGAATGTGTACAATATTAGTTGTGAGGTAAAGGGAAAAGCTATTGTGTTGAAAGAAAGATTTGGTTCTCCGTCTTTTGGTTATTCGTTCAGGTTTGAAGCTATAAGCCCCGGCAGTGCTGTTGTGGTCCAAAGGATATCCAAATTTGGAAAGGGTAAAGAAAAGGTAAAAACCAAAGAATATGAGGTTAGGGTTTTTTCAATTAATAGCATACCTAAAGTATCATTGAATCTTATAGCGGAACATCCTGATAAATACACGGATAGATTTGTCCTGATTCACGGTATTAGCAGAGGGTGGGGAGGTTTTTCTAAGACTAAAAGGATAGTTGACACTATGTTAAAGAGATCGGATTGGGTTATAGAGGATGATTCAGCTGCCGCTTATATTTCCGGGGTTCCAAAGGTTAAAAAAGGGGTGATGGTTGATATTGTTTGCAAGGTTGTTGTAAGACCTAATGGAGAATGGGCTTTGGTGGGTCATAGGATTTTAGAAGCAGATAATACAGGATTGAACATTATAGCTAATGATATCAATCGATTCACTTTAAAGCTATACAAAAAATTATCCAACAATGAAGGTAATCTATTTTTTTCCTCGTTTAGTATCGTTGATGCTCTTGCTATGACCTATGCCGGTGCATCTAAAAATACGGCAGAGCAGATGGCAAAGGTGCTGAACTTTAATATGCCTAAAGAGAGGTTACACTCTGTGTTTTCAAAACTACTAAATTGCATACAGGCAGAAACTCAAAATAATACCTATAAATTTAGTATAGCCAATGCTATCTGGGTTGAGAAGGATTATAAACTTCTTGATTATTTCGTTAATCTAATAAATCTCTATTACGGCGGTAATCTTTTTTCTGTTGATTTTGTAAACCAACCACAAAAGACGATAAACAGGATAAATAAGTGGGTTGAGGATAAAACCACAGGCAAGATTAGGGATTTAATCAGGAAGGGCGATATAAATTCTCTTACGAGGCTTATTTTAACCAACGCCATATATTTTAAGGGTAAGTGGACTCATCCATTTCGCAAAGAAGATACTAAGAGCATGCCGTTTCACATAACGAACAATAAAACCGTTCGTGTGCCTATGATGTTTCAGGAAGGAAGATTTCCTTATTATGAGAATAAAAAAGAGGGTTTTAAGGCTATAGAGCTTCCCTATGCAGGTAATAGCATCTCTATGGTGATATTCTTACCGTCCAATCTTGAGGGGTTTGAACAAGCACTGTCTCAAAATATGGTAGCAAGGATTATAGCGTCCTTAAGAGAAGATGAGGTAAAGGTGTATTTACCCCGTTTCAGGTTTAAGGTTAGGTGCTATTTAAGTAAGGTGCTCTCTGATATGGGTATGAGAGATGCGTTTTCTACAAGAGCGGACTTTTCAGACATGACCGGTAATAAGGATCTTAAGATCTCAAGGGTAATACATGAAGCGTATATAGATGTCAACGAGGAAGGAACTGAAGCTGCAGCTGCAACTGGCGTTGTAATGCAGCTAAAAGCTGTAATGTGGAAGCCAACTTTTAAGGCAGACCATACGTTTATATTTATGATTGTGCATAAAAAAACGGGCAGTGTTTTGTTCATGGGAAGGGTAATTAAACCTTAA
- a CDS encoding diguanylate cyclase, whose product MEELKGWFFSRSIKFKILFSYLISIILIGIIGYSYYVMGNIKSIKREAAIYRKNLEDNQKKMVRNVVNIALDGIDKYYDAYKNKEMSEEEAIKKSIEFINAIRYNIGKNINVYDYVWINTLDGVMVLDPPKPELNGKNVWNFKDKNGVYLFREMARVIETQGGGFVEYCWPKLGSNSKGCYPKVSYVGYFYPWKWVVGSGFYLDDLDKAVDGFLKRKEKDMFITTVNSLIAGGLISVVAGFVFFFIVSCITNRLREVGELSKKLAEEEVSPQLKLPYKGDDELGILVKNFNDFIDESYKLMLFKKTIEEDVDVNAVYRRLFDLLKDDFGIRQFNVYEVNNSKSSMKQIIVYETEKMACKQDILLSCNLCRCVRTAKEVDSFVEKNVCLSFIEHDKNHVCIPLLVGGTVGSVVQLIFEEKQKTKEIEKKIKRVKVFLKEAAPVIEAKRLLSQLKESTMRDPLTGLYNRRFLDEFAATFSATVKRRNTLAGILMCDVDFFKQVNDVYGHNVGDEVLRGVVRAIAKSIRESDIAVRFGGEEFLVLLQDVDEKSVLEIAERIRSDVEKTEITVQGNVIKKTLSIGVSIFPKDSKNLWQCIKFSDVAMYKAKEAGRNRVVRFEPDMWTEESY is encoded by the coding sequence ATGGAAGAATTGAAAGGGTGGTTTTTTTCACGGAGCATAAAGTTTAAAATTTTGTTTTCTTATCTTATTTCGATAATTCTAATAGGCATTATAGGTTATAGCTACTACGTGATGGGTAATATAAAATCTATAAAAAGGGAAGCTGCTATATATAGGAAGAATCTTGAGGATAACCAAAAAAAGATGGTTAGAAATGTAGTTAATATAGCATTAGATGGCATAGATAAATACTATGATGCATATAAGAATAAAGAGATGTCCGAGGAAGAGGCAATAAAAAAGTCAATAGAGTTTATTAATGCTATAAGGTACAATATAGGGAAAAACATAAATGTTTATGACTATGTATGGATAAACACACTTGATGGCGTTATGGTGCTTGATCCTCCAAAACCTGAGCTCAATGGTAAGAATGTTTGGAATTTCAAGGATAAAAACGGCGTTTATCTATTTAGAGAGATGGCGCGCGTTATAGAAACACAGGGTGGCGGGTTTGTTGAATATTGTTGGCCTAAACTTGGTTCAAATAGTAAGGGTTGCTACCCGAAGGTATCCTATGTGGGGTATTTTTATCCTTGGAAGTGGGTTGTTGGCAGCGGGTTTTATTTGGATGATTTAGATAAGGCTGTTGATGGGTTTTTAAAAAGAAAAGAAAAGGATATGTTCATAACAACCGTAAATAGTTTAATAGCAGGGGGTCTCATCTCTGTTGTTGCGGGTTTCGTTTTCTTTTTTATTGTGTCTTGTATTACAAATAGATTGAGAGAGGTTGGGGAACTTTCAAAAAAGCTTGCCGAAGAGGAGGTCTCCCCCCAACTCAAGCTTCCATATAAGGGTGACGATGAATTGGGTATTTTAGTTAAAAACTTTAATGATTTTATAGACGAAAGCTATAAGCTGATGCTATTTAAGAAGACCATAGAGGAAGATGTGGATGTAAATGCTGTATATAGAAGGTTGTTTGATCTTCTTAAGGACGATTTTGGTATACGGCAATTTAATGTTTACGAGGTTAACAATAGCAAAAGCTCAATGAAGCAAATCATTGTATACGAAACAGAAAAAATGGCCTGCAAACAGGACATACTTCTAAGTTGCAATCTATGTAGATGTGTTAGAACGGCTAAAGAAGTGGATTCATTTGTTGAGAAAAATGTATGCCTTAGCTTTATAGAGCATGACAAAAACCATGTTTGCATACCTCTTCTTGTTGGCGGAACAGTTGGTAGTGTGGTTCAGTTGATATTTGAAGAGAAGCAGAAAACTAAAGAGATAGAGAAAAAAATAAAAAGAGTCAAGGTGTTCCTAAAAGAGGCTGCCCCTGTTATAGAGGCCAAGAGACTGCTTTCTCAGCTTAAGGAATCTACCATGAGAGACCCCCTCACCGGGCTTTATAACAGGCGGTTTCTTGATGAGTTTGCAGCTACATTCTCAGCCACAGTAAAGCGCAGAAATACACTTGCCGGTATACTGATGTGCGATGTAGATTTCTTTAAGCAGGTTAACGATGTTTATGGGCATAATGTAGGTGATGAAGTGTTAAGGGGTGTTGTAAGGGCTATAGCAAAGAGCATTAGGGAATCAGATATCGCAGTGAGGTTTGGTGGTGAGGAATTTTTAGTACTCCTACAAGATGTGGATGAAAAGAGTGTGCTTGAGATAGCAGAGAGAATAAGATCAGATGTAGAAAAAACAGAAATTACAGTTCAAGGGAACGTTATAAAAAAGACCTTAAGCATAGGCGTATCGATATTTCCCAAGGATTCAAAAAATCTGTGGCAATGTATAAAATTTAGTGATGTTGCTATGTATAAAGCAAAAGAAGCCGGTAGAAACAGAGTTGTTAGATTTGAGCCTGATATGTGGACAGAGGAGAGTTACTGA
- a CDS encoding Crp/Fnr family transcriptional regulator, with protein sequence MDKKSALQLFLDKLNIEDEGFLEDLNAVSMLISKRKRELLFLENNKGNEMFFVVSGLIKIFKTGEDGKEIVLNIAKEGEMFAEVVLFLKNIYPASAMAITDTLLLSINTHHLFERIKRKPEFAMKLLGIFAQRIKYLVEKIKELSGEDAEEKIINYLYSLKDKNNTVVLDIPKKDIATLLGLTAETFSRTLKRLSSKGLIKMNAKRIELLQ encoded by the coding sequence ATGGATAAAAAAAGTGCCTTGCAACTGTTTTTAGATAAACTGAATATAGAAGATGAAGGATTTTTAGAAGATCTAAACGCAGTATCCATGCTCATAAGCAAAAGAAAAAGGGAGTTACTCTTTTTGGAAAATAATAAGGGTAATGAGATGTTTTTTGTTGTAAGCGGGCTGATTAAAATATTTAAAACCGGTGAAGACGGTAAAGAAATTGTCTTGAATATAGCAAAAGAAGGCGAAATGTTTGCCGAGGTCGTGTTATTCTTAAAAAACATATATCCAGCAAGCGCAATGGCTATAACAGATACGCTGCTGTTATCCATAAACACGCACCATCTATTTGAAAGAATAAAGAGAAAGCCTGAATTTGCCATGAAGCTTTTAGGTATCTTCGCCCAAAGAATAAAATATCTGGTTGAAAAGATAAAAGAACTCTCAGGTGAGGATGCGGAAGAGAAAATTATAAACTACCTTTATTCTTTAAAAGATAAAAACAACACCGTGGTACTGGATATACCAAAAAAAGACATAGCCACACTTCTTGGTCTAACTGCTGAGACATTTTCAAGAACCCTAAAAAGGCTTTCATCGAAAGGGTTAATAAAAATGAATGCAAAAAGGATAGAGTTACTGCAATGA
- a CDS encoding DUF1318 domain-containing protein, with amino-acid sequence MKKLSVLWSVILLLVYSCVTVNIYFPARQAQEKAKEIVNDIRGEKKTTPKTEPTSLLELLIPTAHASDVLNTTNAKIKAIKESMKKRFELMKPYYKKGYLGETLDGHLKIYRQPPSLKDKVKLKKLVVSENKDRESLYHEVARVLNIQPSQIDRLRRIFAKQWQDTAPNGTYIETKTGWIRKKD; translated from the coding sequence ATGAAAAAACTCAGTGTTTTATGGAGTGTTATACTCTTGCTTGTCTATTCGTGTGTAACTGTAAATATATACTTCCCAGCAAGACAAGCCCAAGAAAAGGCAAAAGAAATAGTTAACGATATTAGAGGAGAAAAGAAAACTACCCCAAAAACAGAACCAACCTCTCTTCTAGAGCTTCTTATACCAACTGCCCATGCATCCGATGTACTAAACACAACCAACGCAAAGATCAAAGCCATAAAAGAATCAATGAAGAAAAGATTTGAATTAATGAAACCCTACTACAAAAAAGGCTATCTTGGAGAAACATTGGATGGGCATTTAAAAATCTACCGCCAGCCGCCATCCTTAAAGGATAAAGTAAAACTAAAGAAGCTTGTAGTCAGCGAAAATAAAGATAGAGAGTCACTATATCACGAGGTGGCACGTGTTTTAAATATTCAACCCTCTCAAATAGATAGACTCAGGAGGATATTTGCAAAACAATGGCAAGATACAGCACCAAATGGTACATATATAGAAACAAAGACGGGCTGGATAAGAAAAAAGGATTAA
- the dtd gene encoding D-aminoacyl-tRNA deacylase yields the protein MRAVIQRVKQASVVVDGKVVASIETGILILLCVCKDDTQKDIEYLAKKIANMRIFSDENGKFNLSVKDMGGSCIVVSQFTLAADTKKGNRPSYFYAAEPQKAQKLYNEFVRLLKTEHNLPTQKGVFAAHMDVKLINDGPVTIYIDSKENLQ from the coding sequence ATGAGGGCAGTTATACAGAGGGTAAAACAGGCAAGTGTAGTAGTAGATGGAAAGGTTGTTGCCTCAATAGAGACAGGCATTTTAATACTTTTGTGTGTATGCAAGGATGACACCCAAAAGGATATTGAATATCTTGCAAAAAAGATAGCGAATATGCGTATATTCTCAGATGAAAATGGTAAATTTAACCTATCGGTTAAGGATATGGGTGGCTCCTGTATAGTTGTAAGCCAATTCACATTAGCTGCAGATACAAAAAAGGGTAACAGACCGTCATACTTTTACGCAGCAGAGCCCCAAAAAGCCCAAAAACTCTATAATGAATTTGTCCGACTTTTAAAAACAGAACATAATCTGCCTACACAAAAAGGGGTTTTTGCAGCTCATATGGACGTTAAGCTAATAAATGACGGTCCGGTAACTATATACATAGATTCAAAGGAAAATCTTCAGTAA
- a CDS encoding FecR family protein: MRRNVFLIVVVFWSLFLNSAFSAKREFELSYSPNWLYKLTAKALLSIDKDGKVRLNVVDVCPALPQAYIWIKFYSKIEDVYWYNKCVCVDFKIKFKGKGRAAEIPLDSMNDPSTYKWKGPQKGFYEDEWSETSVKGEPCFCIKEFPELAGIKQFQIVDSNPNTFSFQTGNNPKPEDVGAYQESSYITALRGEVYIYRAKTHKWVKAKNRSKLYIGDIVKTSSGVVRILLKGRVALRVKPHTMFEIPKVKQNTKKGISFIKMTYGVLMAAAEKERRSRFEVYVPLYITGVRGTKFEVSYDAEKRFGCVRVFEHSVWISDRKKRKTVIVKEGMKSCVYGNGDGLPTKPEPMKPFNVEGKWKTNFGIVGFKQKGDKVFGSYPHDNGKIEGKLIGNVLVCKWSESPTYKPYRDAGDCRFLFSPDGNSFSGHWRYGFGGESWNGDWSGERMH, from the coding sequence ATGAGAAGAAATGTTTTTCTAATTGTTGTAGTTTTTTGGTCTCTCTTTTTGAATAGTGCCTTTAGTGCAAAGAGAGAATTTGAACTTTCATACTCTCCTAACTGGCTATATAAACTCACAGCAAAAGCATTATTGTCTATTGATAAAGATGGCAAGGTAAGATTGAATGTTGTTGATGTTTGTCCTGCACTTCCTCAGGCTTATATTTGGATAAAGTTTTACTCCAAGATTGAGGATGTGTATTGGTATAATAAATGCGTGTGTGTTGATTTTAAGATTAAATTTAAGGGAAAAGGAAGGGCCGCAGAAATCCCCTTAGACAGTATGAATGATCCATCAACTTACAAATGGAAGGGGCCGCAGAAGGGTTTTTATGAAGATGAGTGGAGTGAAACCTCGGTTAAGGGTGAGCCTTGTTTCTGTATAAAGGAGTTTCCTGAGCTTGCAGGGATAAAGCAGTTTCAAATTGTTGATTCAAATCCCAATACATTTTCATTTCAGACGGGCAATAATCCAAAACCTGAGGATGTGGGTGCATACCAAGAATCGAGCTATATAACCGCATTAAGGGGGGAGGTTTACATCTATAGGGCTAAAACCCATAAGTGGGTTAAGGCAAAAAACAGATCCAAGCTTTATATTGGAGATATAGTAAAAACATCATCGGGTGTAGTTAGGATCTTGCTAAAGGGAAGGGTTGCTTTGAGGGTGAAGCCGCATACAATGTTTGAGATACCGAAGGTTAAACAAAACACTAAAAAAGGTATTTCGTTTATAAAGATGACCTACGGTGTGCTTATGGCAGCAGCAGAAAAAGAAAGGAGAAGCCGCTTTGAGGTTTATGTTCCTTTATACATAACAGGTGTTAGAGGAACCAAGTTTGAGGTTTCCTATGATGCAGAAAAGAGATTTGGATGTGTCAGGGTTTTTGAGCATTCTGTCTGGATTTCGGATAGAAAGAAAAGAAAAACCGTCATAGTGAAGGAGGGTATGAAGAGCTGTGTTTATGGGAATGGGGATGGCTTACCTACAAAGCCAGAGCCGATGAAGCCCTTTAATGTTGAGGGTAAATGGAAAACCAACTTTGGTATCGTGGGGTTTAAACAGAAAGGGGATAAGGTTTTTGGCAGCTATCCTCACGATAATGGCAAGATAGAAGGAAAACTTATAGGAAATGTGTTGGTGTGCAAATGGAGTGAATCCCCTACATATAAACCATATAGGGATGCTGGTGATTGTAGATTTTTATTTTCTCCTGATGGTAATTCCTTTTCAGGGCATTGGAGATATGGCTTTGGCGGTGAATCGTGGAATGGTGATTGGAGTGGAGAAAGGATGCATTGA